Proteins from a genomic interval of Nitrospina gracilis Nb-211:
- a CDS encoding carbonic anhydrase, translating into MTTQILEELIQGNQRFIKGATLHPHQDPIYRKQCAKGRPAPIAVLACADSRVSPEIIFDQGLGDLFVLRVAGNIAAAMVLASLEYAVEQLGTQLIIVLGHSNCGAVTAAVSGTQVPGHIGNLVEFIQPSVKKCTNNGHPPEVIEVVRENVLQTVNNIREADPILSKLIAEDRLEIMGAIYHLESGKIELL; encoded by the coding sequence ATGACCACCCAAATACTTGAAGAGTTAATCCAAGGTAATCAAAGGTTTATAAAGGGAGCCACGCTCCATCCCCATCAGGACCCAATCTACCGGAAACAATGCGCCAAAGGCCGGCCGGCGCCCATCGCGGTGCTGGCCTGTGCCGATTCCCGGGTTTCCCCGGAAATCATATTCGACCAAGGACTGGGCGATCTGTTTGTCCTGCGGGTCGCCGGCAATATCGCCGCCGCCATGGTTTTGGCCAGCTTGGAGTATGCCGTGGAGCAGCTCGGCACACAGCTCATCATCGTGCTCGGCCACAGCAATTGTGGCGCGGTGACTGCGGCTGTCTCGGGCACTCAGGTCCCAGGCCATATTGGCAACCTGGTGGAATTCATCCAACCCAGCGTCAAAAAATGCACCAATAATGGGCACCCCCCGGAAGTCATTGAGGTCGTCAGGGAAAACGTCCTACAGACTGTAAACAATATCCGGGAAGCTGATCCGATCCTTTCAAAATTGATCGCCGAGGACCGTTTGGAGATCATGGGTGCGATTTATCATTTGGAATCCGGGAAAATAGAATTATTATAG
- a CDS encoding HAMP domain-containing protein — protein sequence MVKFRDCKVSTKIGVGFGVITLILMGVVLITIQQVKNMEGITKRVVTLRTPTAHSSLMMLNGMNHSLASLRGWVILGDPKFREERASAWNEQIEPSLKKLHELSSQWKNEEHIKQLRAIEEDLKQFKVFQQEIENIAQTDDNTPARKILFDKAQPLEERLMTYVTRMINLEMRIPPSSQNRKALLAIMADLEGTTSLAFEKAEEFLLSGNPEFKDQFRKSWEDNTNRFNDLKRNFKLLSEDQKKVFKHLERARNQINPLLHEIIQIRSSKEWNLANAWLAQKAVPIAFRIKAFLNEMTETQNQLLEKDMQEISDRTHFLVILLVFLFFMAALMAGVLGSMITRTVSDPIKQVSNMAREMAQGNLRQKKLPVQAKDEVGDLTESFNQLLEKMKGK from the coding sequence ATGGTAAAGTTCCGAGATTGTAAAGTCAGCACCAAAATCGGGGTGGGATTCGGAGTGATCACCCTGATCCTTATGGGAGTGGTTCTGATAACCATTCAGCAAGTCAAGAATATGGAGGGGATCACAAAAAGAGTGGTCACCCTCCGAACCCCGACTGCCCACTCCAGCCTGATGATGTTGAACGGGATGAACCATTCGCTGGCCTCCCTGCGTGGATGGGTGATCCTCGGCGATCCCAAGTTCAGGGAAGAACGCGCCAGTGCCTGGAACGAGCAGATCGAGCCTTCTCTCAAAAAACTGCACGAGCTCTCGAGCCAATGGAAAAACGAGGAGCACATAAAACAGCTTCGCGCGATTGAGGAAGACCTCAAGCAGTTCAAGGTGTTCCAGCAGGAAATCGAGAACATCGCCCAAACCGACGACAACACCCCCGCCCGCAAGATCCTTTTTGACAAAGCCCAGCCGCTGGAAGAACGCCTGATGACCTACGTCACGCGGATGATCAACCTGGAGATGCGGATTCCGCCTTCGTCGCAGAACCGCAAGGCGCTTCTTGCCATCATGGCCGATCTCGAAGGCACCACCAGCCTGGCTTTTGAAAAGGCGGAAGAGTTCCTGCTGTCCGGCAATCCGGAATTCAAAGATCAGTTTCGAAAAAGCTGGGAGGACAACACAAACCGGTTCAACGACCTGAAGCGGAATTTCAAACTGTTGTCAGAGGATCAGAAGAAGGTATTCAAACACCTTGAGCGGGCACGCAACCAGATCAACCCGCTGTTGCACGAGATCATACAAATCCGTTCGAGCAAGGAGTGGAATCTGGCCAATGCCTGGCTGGCGCAGAAGGCGGTGCCCATTGCTTTCCGCATCAAAGCCTTTTTGAATGAGATGACGGAGACCCAGAACCAACTGCTGGAAAAGGACATGCAGGAAATTTCCGACCGCACGCACTTCCTCGTGATCCTGCTGGTGTTCCTGTTTTTTATGGCGGCGTTGATGGCGGGTGTGCTGGGCTCGATGATCACGCGCACGGTGAGCGACCCCATCAAGCAGGTCAGCAACATGGCGCGGGAAATGGCGCAGGGCAACCTGCGCCAGAAAAAACTGCCTGTTCAAGCGAAAGATGAAGTGGGCGACCTGACCGAGAGCTTCAACCAGCTTCTCGAAAAAATGAAAGGCAAGTGA
- a CDS encoding hybrid sensor histidine kinase/response regulator — MLSNQPDPDEFKILIVDDTPANVEVLQKTLEVEGYNISVALSGEKALTIASRFMPDLILLDIMMEGMDGYETCRRLKADPQTTDAPIIFISARNDIQDVVEGFNQGGVDYIVKPFKSDEVLVRVRTHLQIHSLKKQREALIQELEKKNRDLVSLNELKNKFLGIAAHDIRNPLSSIKGFIELLALSRDTFSPKEHDEMLQLISKSVNEVLGMVDDLLDISVIESGKLKLDLSLGDMASLLKERIQINYGHARGKGISIHEDIMEVGPTVFDRNRMAQVLDNLISNAIKYSPLESNVFIELRDENGGTRIRIRDEGEGIRLEDQQQIFAGFQKLGARPTGGEKSTGLGLAIVKSIVDSHRGRIEVQSEVGKGSTFEVALPELEMPDYKI; from the coding sequence ATGTTGTCCAACCAGCCCGATCCGGATGAATTCAAGATTCTCATCGTCGATGACACTCCCGCCAACGTGGAAGTTCTCCAGAAAACCCTGGAAGTCGAGGGATACAATATTTCCGTTGCGTTGAGCGGGGAGAAAGCCCTCACTATTGCCTCGCGGTTCATGCCGGACCTCATTCTTCTGGACATCATGATGGAGGGCATGGATGGGTATGAAACCTGCCGTAGGTTGAAAGCCGATCCGCAAACCACCGACGCCCCCATCATCTTCATCTCTGCGCGCAACGACATTCAGGACGTGGTCGAAGGGTTCAATCAAGGCGGAGTGGATTACATTGTCAAGCCGTTCAAGTCCGACGAAGTGCTGGTTCGGGTCAGGACGCACTTGCAGATTCATTCCCTCAAAAAACAGCGTGAGGCATTGATTCAGGAACTGGAGAAGAAAAACAGGGACCTGGTTTCCCTGAACGAACTGAAAAACAAATTCCTGGGCATTGCGGCGCACGATATCCGCAATCCTCTCTCTTCCATAAAAGGATTCATTGAATTACTGGCCCTCTCCCGCGACACCTTTTCTCCCAAAGAGCATGATGAGATGTTGCAACTGATCAGCAAATCGGTCAACGAGGTATTGGGCATGGTGGACGACCTGCTGGACATTTCGGTCATAGAGAGCGGCAAGCTCAAACTCGACCTGAGTCTCGGAGACATGGCCTCTCTGCTAAAGGAACGGATCCAGATCAACTACGGGCATGCCCGCGGCAAGGGTATTTCCATTCATGAGGATATTATGGAGGTGGGCCCGACTGTCTTTGACCGGAATCGTATGGCGCAGGTGCTGGACAACCTCATCAGCAATGCCATCAAGTATTCTCCGCTGGAGTCCAATGTGTTCATCGAATTGCGTGATGAAAACGGTGGGACACGGATCCGTATCCGTGATGAAGGGGAGGGGATTCGTCTTGAAGATCAGCAACAGATCTTTGCGGGGTTTCAAAAACTGGGCGCCCGCCCGACCGGAGGAGAAAAGAGCACGGGCCTGGGGCTGGCGATCGTGAAGAGTATCGTGGACTCCCACCGGGGCAGAATCGAGGTGCAAAGCGAAGTGGGAAAGGGTTCGACGTTTGAAGTCGCCCTGCCGGAACTGGAGATGCCCGACTACAAAATTTAG